Proteins found in one candidate division KSB1 bacterium genomic segment:
- a CDS encoding PDZ domain-containing protein, translating to MVRKVIVGLAVLCVGVWAGAEEARLLRFPDIHKDRVAFVYAGDIWIVSAEGGLATRLTSHEGMELFPKFSPDGKWIAFSGEYGGNRQVFVISVDGKELRQLTYYNDVGELPPRGGFDYQVLDWTPDGKRVLFRANRLPWSERMGRYYTVPVDGGLEEALPIPEGGTGMFSPDGKKIVYTPIEREWRTWKRYRGGRAQDVWIYDLENNTAERLTDYPGTDNLPVWVGNTIYFTSDREHTLNLYAYDLETRQIRKVTHHTDYDVLWPSAGPDQIVYECGGYLYRFDPKTEQSYRIPVQIISDLPYTRPYLKNVRDFIEDFALSPSGARALFSARGDIFTVPAEHGEIRNLTRSQGIRELYPAWSPDGQWIAYVSDRSGEYEIYVKRQDGSGEERRLTHDGDVWRFAPVWSPDSKRLAFADKAHRLRILELETGKIREVDRGRYRDISDYCWAPDGRWLAYVKAAPNRNNVIWVYSLDRDRRYPLTDSARSSYGPAFDPQGQYLYFLSDRDYNLTFSSWEFNYVYTRPTRVYAAPLARDGKPLFVPKSDEEKPPSQTEEASPEKKGKPAEKSAAPPLVRIDVQGFEDRAVALPITPGRYSDPRAAEKMVYYLYRDEEGRTTLKRFNIEEEKEETVLEGISGYDLSRDGKKILFRKGKDFGIVEAKANQKADQGLLKLDDLVMKIDPRAEWNQIFQDGWRILRDWFYDPNMHGVDWPAMREKYGQLVPHVAHRADLDFLLGEMGGELNAGHVYVNWGDHPRVKRVDNGLLGAELAPDPSGYFRIAKIFPGENWHEDFRCPLRDPGVHVKEGEYLIAIDGQIVRTNENPYKYLENKAGHVVTLLVNAKPTPEGAREVKVRAIKKETNLRYLDWVRSRMHIVDSLSGGRIGYIHLPNTSTEGNRELFKHFYAQFTKEALIIDVRYNGGGFIPDRMIELLDRPLLNYWVVRGLEPWQTPAVSHQGPKVCLINGYSSSGGDAFPYYFRKRGLGKLIGTRTWGGLIGLSGNPGFVDGGSISVPTFRFLTTEGMWDVENIGVAPDIEVVDRPDLVARGHDPTLEKAVEVLLEELHKNTPRKVSVPPPPDESK from the coding sequence ATGGTGCGAAAGGTGATCGTTGGGCTCGCTGTGCTGTGCGTCGGCGTTTGGGCCGGTGCCGAGGAAGCGCGTCTGCTGCGCTTTCCCGATATCCACAAGGACCGGGTGGCTTTCGTGTACGCTGGGGATATCTGGATCGTAAGCGCCGAGGGAGGTCTTGCCACCCGCCTTACCTCCCACGAGGGGATGGAGCTATTCCCGAAGTTCTCACCGGACGGCAAATGGATCGCCTTCTCCGGCGAGTACGGGGGAAATCGCCAGGTCTTCGTGATCAGCGTGGACGGCAAGGAACTCCGGCAGCTGACCTACTACAACGACGTAGGTGAGCTTCCACCGCGGGGAGGATTCGACTACCAAGTGCTCGACTGGACCCCGGACGGCAAGCGGGTCCTCTTCCGCGCGAACCGCCTGCCCTGGAGCGAGCGGATGGGCCGCTACTACACGGTCCCCGTCGACGGCGGATTGGAGGAAGCCCTTCCCATCCCGGAGGGAGGCACAGGAATGTTCTCCCCCGACGGCAAGAAGATCGTGTACACCCCCATCGAGCGGGAGTGGCGTACCTGGAAGCGATATCGCGGTGGACGGGCCCAGGACGTCTGGATCTACGACCTCGAGAACAATACGGCCGAACGTCTGACCGATTACCCCGGCACCGACAACCTGCCGGTGTGGGTGGGGAACACCATCTACTTCACCTCGGATCGGGAACACACGCTGAATTTGTACGCCTACGACCTCGAGACGCGGCAGATCCGAAAGGTCACCCACCACACCGACTACGACGTCCTCTGGCCGAGCGCCGGGCCGGATCAGATCGTGTACGAGTGCGGAGGTTATCTCTACCGGTTCGATCCCAAGACGGAACAGAGCTATCGAATCCCGGTTCAGATCATCAGTGATTTACCGTACACGCGACCCTACCTGAAGAACGTGCGCGACTTTATCGAGGACTTTGCCCTTTCTCCAAGCGGCGCCAGGGCGCTCTTCTCAGCTCGGGGCGACATCTTCACCGTCCCCGCCGAGCACGGAGAAATCCGGAACCTTACTCGCTCCCAGGGAATCCGCGAACTCTACCCCGCCTGGAGTCCGGACGGGCAATGGATCGCCTACGTCAGCGACCGCTCGGGCGAATACGAGATCTACGTGAAGCGCCAGGATGGCTCCGGAGAGGAGCGGCGCCTGACCCACGACGGCGACGTGTGGCGGTTCGCGCCGGTCTGGTCACCTGACAGCAAGAGACTGGCCTTCGCTGACAAGGCGCACCGGCTCCGCATCCTGGAGCTGGAGACCGGGAAGATCCGCGAGGTGGACCGCGGCCGCTACCGCGACATCTCCGACTACTGCTGGGCCCCCGACGGCCGCTGGCTCGCCTACGTTAAGGCCGCCCCCAACCGGAACAACGTGATCTGGGTCTATTCGCTCGATCGAGACCGACGCTATCCCCTCACCGACTCGGCCCGGAGCAGTTACGGCCCAGCTTTCGACCCCCAAGGCCAGTACCTTTACTTCCTCTCCGACCGCGACTACAACCTCACCTTCAGCTCGTGGGAGTTCAACTACGTCTACACACGACCGACCCGCGTGTACGCGGCCCCGCTTGCGCGCGACGGAAAGCCCCTCTTCGTTCCGAAGAGTGACGAAGAGAAGCCACCCAGCCAAACAGAAGAGGCCTCCCCGGAGAAAAAGGGCAAACCCGCAGAGAAATCCGCGGCACCGCCCTTGGTCAGGATCGACGTCCAAGGGTTCGAGGACCGTGCAGTAGCACTGCCGATCACGCCGGGCCGATACAGCGATCCGCGGGCCGCAGAGAAAATGGTCTATTACCTGTACCGCGACGAGGAAGGCCGCACGACCCTCAAGAGGTTCAACATCGAGGAGGAGAAGGAAGAGACCGTCCTGGAGGGCATCAGTGGCTACGACCTCTCGCGCGACGGCAAGAAGATCCTCTTCCGCAAGGGCAAGGATTTCGGCATTGTGGAGGCCAAAGCCAATCAGAAAGCCGATCAGGGCTTGCTGAAACTCGATGACCTGGTGATGAAGATCGACCCGCGCGCCGAGTGGAACCAGATCTTCCAGGATGGATGGCGCATCTTGCGCGACTGGTTCTACGATCCGAATATGCACGGCGTCGACTGGCCAGCGATGAGGGAAAAGTACGGGCAGCTGGTTCCCCACGTCGCACACCGCGCGGACCTGGATTTCCTCCTCGGTGAGATGGGTGGCGAGCTAAATGCCGGGCACGTCTACGTGAACTGGGGAGATCACCCGCGGGTGAAGCGCGTCGACAACGGACTTCTGGGGGCGGAGCTGGCCCCCGATCCCTCGGGCTATTTTCGCATCGCCAAGATCTTCCCGGGCGAAAACTGGCACGAAGACTTTCGCTGTCCCCTCCGTGACCCGGGCGTCCACGTGAAAGAGGGCGAGTACCTCATTGCCATTGACGGCCAGATCGTCCGCACCAACGAAAACCCGTACAAGTACCTGGAGAACAAGGCCGGACACGTGGTCACGCTCCTCGTGAATGCCAAGCCGACTCCCGAGGGGGCACGAGAGGTCAAGGTACGGGCGATCAAGAAGGAGACCAATCTGCGCTACCTGGACTGGGTGCGCTCGCGGATGCACATCGTCGACAGCCTCTCGGGCGGCAGGATCGGTTACATCCACCTCCCGAATACCTCCACAGAAGGCAACCGCGAGCTGTTCAAGCATTTCTACGCACAGTTCACCAAGGAGGCCCTGATCATCGATGTGCGCTACAACGGCGGCGGCTTCATCCCTGACCGGATGATCGAGCTACTTGACCGGCCCCTGCTCAACTACTGGGTGGTTCGCGGTCTTGAGCCGTGGCAGACACCCGCCGTGTCCCATCAGGGCCCGAAGGTGTGCCTGATCAATGGCTACTCCAGCTCAGGAGGGGACGCCTTCCCCTATTATTTCCGAAAACGAGGCCTGGGCAAGCTCATCGGCACGCGGACCTGGGGAGGACTGATTGGGCTTTCCGGTAATCCAGGCTTTGTCGACGGAGGTTCGATCAGCGTTCCCACCTTCCGCTTCCTGACCACCGAAGGGATGTGGGACGTCGAGAACATCGGCGTAGCTCCCGACATCGAAGTCGTGGACCGACCTGACTTGGTAGCCAGGGGTCACGATCCGACGCTGGAAAAGGCCGTAGAGGTGCTGCTGGAGGAGTTGCACAAGAATACGCCCCGAAAGGTCAGTGTACCGCCTCCACCCGACGAGTCCAAATAA
- a CDS encoding efflux RND transporter periplasmic adaptor subunit has product MRKRRIASIVAAAVGVLVLVRVVQLVRKGSSEPPRGQRPPVAVEVDSVRFGPIAEVRQFVGTIYPAYQYIVAPKVSGRVIEIRKRIGDPVRKNEVVARLDDAEYQQAVREAEANLKIALAALAEAQSQYALAKQELERVQLLKEKGIASPAELDAATTNYEAQQSRLKLAQAQVEQREAALRSAQIRLEYTLLTAPAPGFTGERFVDEGALLAANSPVISVVGIEKVIVRTSVPERDYGRIRPGQPASISVDAFPGRTFAGVVSRLAPVVREESRMAEMEVEVPNDSLVLKPGMFARVEVVLDKRERAQLIPTGALTTRDGEQGVFVVDANNRIARFVPIVTGIATREWTEVVSPPLPKVVVTVGHHLLSDGSPVLLPHSAAASPGAGPRGGRR; this is encoded by the coding sequence ATGAGGAAAAGACGGATTGCGTCCATCGTTGCGGCGGCTGTGGGGGTTCTGGTCCTGGTCCGGGTAGTGCAGCTGGTTCGCAAGGGTAGCTCGGAGCCACCGCGCGGGCAGCGCCCCCCAGTGGCCGTAGAAGTCGATAGCGTCCGGTTCGGCCCCATTGCTGAGGTGCGGCAATTTGTCGGGACGATCTACCCTGCGTATCAGTACATCGTCGCGCCGAAGGTGAGCGGGCGAGTCATCGAGATTCGCAAGCGGATCGGCGATCCGGTGCGCAAGAATGAGGTTGTCGCCCGTCTGGACGATGCCGAATACCAGCAGGCTGTGCGAGAAGCCGAAGCTAACCTCAAGATCGCCTTGGCGGCCCTGGCCGAAGCTCAAAGCCAGTACGCCCTGGCCAAACAAGAGCTGGAGCGCGTGCAGCTGCTCAAAGAGAAGGGGATCGCCTCCCCTGCCGAGCTGGACGCAGCCACCACCAATTACGAGGCGCAACAGTCGCGTCTGAAGCTCGCGCAGGCGCAGGTTGAGCAAAGGGAAGCCGCTCTGAGATCGGCCCAAATCCGCCTCGAGTACACCCTGCTGACCGCCCCCGCTCCCGGCTTCACCGGCGAGCGCTTTGTGGACGAGGGGGCCCTCCTCGCGGCCAATTCTCCGGTGATCTCCGTGGTCGGGATCGAAAAGGTGATCGTGCGAACCAGCGTTCCCGAGCGCGACTACGGGAGAATCCGACCGGGGCAGCCGGCTTCGATCAGCGTGGACGCCTTCCCCGGACGGACTTTTGCCGGCGTGGTGAGCCGCCTGGCCCCGGTGGTCCGCGAGGAGTCCCGGATGGCGGAAATGGAGGTGGAGGTACCGAACGACTCCTTAGTCTTGAAGCCGGGGATGTTCGCGCGCGTAGAGGTGGTCCTGGACAAGAGGGAGCGCGCACAGCTGATTCCCACCGGCGCGCTGACCACACGAGACGGCGAGCAGGGGGTCTTCGTCGTGGATGCGAACAATAGGATAGCCCGCTTCGTGCCCATCGTCACGGGCATTGCCACACGGGAATGGACGGAGGTGGTGTCGCCGCCCTTACCTAAGGTTGTCGTCACGGTCGGCCACCACCTCCTGAGCGACGGCAGTCCCGTGTTGTTGCCTCACAGCGCGGCGGCCTCGCCCGGGGCCGGTCCCCGCGGCGGTCGTCGGTAG
- a CDS encoding PEGA domain-containing protein yields MRERALLSGILWLAAALVVPARAIVLGEEPVAYLLVQPWYEGLGSVTVDGGPAHEISPGLFRCPPGRHSVVVARNLPLWPPVHVYRVDTILVANDTLCLRLPEVLRIDSVPADAEVWIEDQFLGRTPLWTVVEPSWEGKHLLFRKPGYQELMVRLESYQAGRVRAQLIPDSSSRAIPLVVPRTAQLWKKRTLAASLLTLSAGILAVELRNEANQTYSEYTHAGSLHRMRTLYDRTRRLDRYSAASYAAFEIGFVLSFYCFLRWQTESQP; encoded by the coding sequence ATGAGAGAGCGGGCCCTGCTGTCCGGGATCCTGTGGCTCGCCGCGGCCCTCGTCGTTCCCGCGCGCGCGATCGTACTGGGAGAAGAGCCAGTCGCGTACCTCCTTGTTCAGCCCTGGTACGAAGGACTCGGCAGTGTAACCGTGGATGGCGGACCCGCCCACGAGATTTCCCCCGGGCTTTTCCGGTGCCCTCCCGGACGGCATTCGGTGGTCGTCGCGCGCAATCTGCCGCTCTGGCCGCCTGTCCACGTATACCGAGTAGACACCATTCTGGTAGCAAACGACACCCTTTGCCTGAGGCTCCCGGAGGTCTTGCGCATCGACTCCGTGCCTGCCGATGCCGAGGTGTGGATCGAGGATCAATTTCTGGGGCGTACGCCTCTCTGGACGGTTGTGGAGCCGAGCTGGGAAGGAAAGCACCTCCTCTTTCGCAAGCCAGGCTACCAGGAACTCATGGTCCGCCTTGAGAGCTACCAGGCGGGTCGGGTCCGCGCCCAGCTGATTCCGGATTCGTCCTCCAGGGCAATCCCCCTCGTGGTCCCTCGAACGGCACAGCTCTGGAAGAAGAGGACCTTGGCGGCAAGCCTCCTCACGCTCTCGGCGGGGATCCTGGCCGTGGAGCTCCGTAACGAAGCCAACCAAACCTATTCCGAATACACGCATGCCGGTTCGCTCCACCGGATGAGGACGCTGTACGACCGGACGCGGCGGTTGGATCGCTACTCCGCCGCCTCCTATGCCGCTTTCGAGATCGGTTTCGTTCTGTCGTTCTACTGCTTTCTCCGCTGGCAAACGGAAAGTCAGCCGTAA